The window CATGACGGGAAGATCAACTGAGGCAATCAGATAACGCGATTTGTCATAGATGAATGCCGATTGCCCCAGCACCGCCTGCTTGCGGCCCTGTGCCACAAGACAAAGCGTCGGCTCATAGATCACCGGCATGGGGAGGGTCGGGTGGGAACAGCGGATGAGCTTCACCCCCGGTAACCGGCATTCAAAAGTGCCGTCTCGGGGTGCGTGACGGGTGATGATATCGACGATGTGGCGGTCCGAGGTCATTCGCCATTTATCTCATATGCATCCACGTGACGAAAGTCTGAACCGCGCCTCTCGGACAATCGTGCAAGAATCACGGACAATATTTCGGTCCGACAAGGCAGTCTTGGCCTGCCCACTTGAGACAATCGTGCAAGAATTCCGGAAATCCGGTCTACCGCCCTCGCAGGTCTTTCGCGGAAAAAGGTGTCACCCACCCGGCGCATCCCAGCGCTTCAACGAAGACCAATGGAGTATACCAACATGGCTGAAGTGAAATCACTCGATCAATACAGGCTGCTCGGCCGATCCGGGCTGCGTGTCTCGCCGCTCTCGCTCGGCACGATGACCTTCGGGTCTGACTGGGGTTGGGGAGCCGACGCTGAAGAAGCCAGACGCATTTTCGATGCATATGTCGACAGAGGCGGCAACTTCATCGATACCGCCGTCAACTACACCAACGGAGCCTCGGAACGCCTTCTTGGCGGCTTTATCAAAGAAAAGCGCGATAATATCGTGCTTGCTACCAAATTTACGATGGCCCGTGATCCGGCGAATATCAATTCCGGCGGCAACCATCGTTTCAACCTCGTGCGGTCGGTAGAAACGAGCCTGCGCCAGCTGGACACGGACCGGATCGATCTCCTTTACCTGCATGCCTGGGATTTCACGACATCGCCCGAAGAAGCCATGCGCTCGCTCGATGACCTCGTGAGAGCCGGCAAGATCCTCTATGTTGGCATTTGTAACACGCCCGCATGGCGCGTAGCGCAGATGCAGACCCTTGCCGATCTCCGCGGCTGGTCACCCTTCGTGGCGCTTCAGATCGAATACAGCCTGGTCGAGCGGACCGTCGAACATGAGCTTATGCCCATGGCCAGGGCGCTGGGCCTCGGTGTTCTTCCATGGTCCCCGCTCGGCGGCGGCATCCTCACAGGCAAATATGGCCGCGCGGATCTGAGCGACGAGAATGGGGCGAATGTCGCGGCAACCCGCAAGGGCGTGATCGCATCGACCGGCCACCTCAATGAACACTCGCTCGCCGTCGCCGATGTCGTCGGCGCAGTCGCGGAGGAACTCGGCGTTTCGCGATCGCAGGTCGCCCTTGCCTGGACGCTGATAAATCCCGCGGTCGTTTCCCCGGTCATGGGCGCACGCACCCTTGAGCAGGCCGAGGATAATTTCGGCGCCCTGAGCGTTTCCTTCACGCAGGATCAGCTTGAGCGACTGAACAGGGCCAGCGCTCCACAGCCGATCTTCCCGGAGCGCTTTATCGGCCGGCCGATGGCGCAGCAGCTCATCTTCGGAACGAACAC is drawn from Agrobacterium tumefaciens and contains these coding sequences:
- a CDS encoding aldo/keto reductase, with the translated sequence MAEVKSLDQYRLLGRSGLRVSPLSLGTMTFGSDWGWGADAEEARRIFDAYVDRGGNFIDTAVNYTNGASERLLGGFIKEKRDNIVLATKFTMARDPANINSGGNHRFNLVRSVETSLRQLDTDRIDLLYLHAWDFTTSPEEAMRSLDDLVRAGKILYVGICNTPAWRVAQMQTLADLRGWSPFVALQIEYSLVERTVEHELMPMARALGLGVLPWSPLGGGILTGKYGRADLSDENGANVAATRKGVIASTGHLNEHSLAVADVVGAVAEELGVSRSQVALAWTLINPAVVSPVMGARTLEQAEDNFGALSVSFTQDQLERLNRASAPQPIFPERFIGRPMAQQLIFGTNTVSKRA